A genomic window from Elaeis guineensis isolate ETL-2024a chromosome 3, EG11, whole genome shotgun sequence includes:
- the LOC105041986 gene encoding pentatricopeptide repeat-containing protein At1g19720, translating to MENPFLSCNTKYPVPTLFFKHQIPHQIPANSIKTTSSLPQNSTLKPSQPPPPPNLNTTDRQVNRLRRHGKLQEAISTLEQGLPIGTRTYTSLLQSCIDSDAIEEGRRLHASIALVRDPDPFVETKLVSMYAKCGSLEEARHVFDGMPERSLFAWSAMINGYSREQRWQEVVDLFFQMMHEGVIPDSFLLLKVLQACANTGDLETGRLLHSLAVRGGHLDSSEGTHVSNSVLAMYAKCGELDMAKRIFESLGTKDLVTWNSIISGHCHWGENEEALQFFERMRAEGVKPSVVTLNILIANYMHSGNTKLAMELMEQMESYGVISDVFTWTSLISGFARNNRLSEALDIFRKMQLSGVEPNGMTVATAISACTSLKAPSKGKELHSYAVKIGSAGSILVANSLIDMYAKCERLEDAQNVFDQTTEKDVFTWNSMIGGYAQAGYCGKAYDLFLKMENLGIHRNVVTWNTMISGYIQNGDEDRAMELFRRMEVDGVKKNTASWNTLIAGSLQNGHVNKALRICRQMQLISVRPNIATILSILPACANLVSAWKVKEIHACILRNNLQTEISIANALIDAYAKSGDIGSAQAVFNSLLLRDLISWNSMIAGSVVHGYSHVAKDLFAQMKEEGMKPNRATFLSMINAYSLEGMVTEGKELFSSMVEEHQLPPGLEHYAAMVDLFGRSGRLREASNLIEKMPIEPDSTVWNALLVAARVYGNFGLTNLAAEHLVKLEPRNPSIHRLLSNIQALCGKQSGMLKRRKPKKESKLDSSLSCCWIEVRNEVYSFITGEQADVDLESKFTELNGISVDVKVVPPAFYDDRLEIEEEKEEIDGIHSEKLAIAFAISNLPAFRSIRIIKSVRMCTNCHNACKLISKVYQREILIKDPKCLHHFKEGKCSCRDFW from the coding sequence ATGGAAAATCCCTTCCTATCCTGCAACACCAAGTACCCCGTCCCAACTCTCTTCTTCAAACACCAAATCCCACACCAAATCCCTGCAAATTCCATCAAAACCACCTCCTCGCTCCCCCAAAACTCCACACTAAAACCATCACAACCACCCCCACCACCAAACCTCAACACCACTGACCGCCAAGTGAACCGCCTCCGCCGCCATGGGAAGCTCCAAGAAGCCATCTCTACCCTGGAACAGGGTCTCCCCATCGGGACCAGAACCTACACTTCCTTGCTCCAATCCTGCATCGACTCGGACGCCATCGAGGAGGGCCGGAGGCTTCACGCGTCGATTGCTTTGGTGCGTGACCCAGATCCCTTCGTAGAGACCAAACTCGTTAGTATGTATGCAAAATGTGGCAGCTTGGAGGAAGCCCGCCACGTGTTCGACGGAATGCCTGAGAGGAGTCTCTTCGCCTGGTCAGCGATGATCAATGGGTATTCTCGGGAGCAAAGGTGGCAAGAGGTTGTCGACCTCTTCTTTCAGATGATGCATGAGGGTGTGATTCCTGACAGCTTCTTGCTTTTAAAAGTTCTCCAGGCGTGTGCAAATACTGGGGATTTGGAAACTGGGAGGTTGTTGCACTCCCTTGCGGTCCGAGGTGGGCATTTGGACTCATCAGAGGGGACGCATGTGAGCAATTCGGTATTGGCGATGTATGCTAAGTGTGGCGAATTGGACATGGCAAAGAGGATTTTTGAGAGTTTGGGTACAAAGGATCTGGTGACATGGAATTCAATTATTTCTGGGCATTGCCATTGGGGTGAAAATGAAGAGGCTCTTCAATTTTTTGAACGGATGAGAGCTGAAGGAGTTAAACCGAGTGTTGTTACATTGAATATATTGATAGCAAACTATATGCACTCCGGCAATACTAAGCTTGCAATGGAACTCATGGAGCAGATGGAGAGTTATGGAGTCATTTCAGACGTCTTTACTTGGACTAGCTTGATTTCAGGTTTTGCTCGGAATAATAGGTTGAGTGAAGCATTGGATATTTTTCGAAAGATGCAGCTCTCTGGGGTGGAACCAAATGGCATGACGGTTGCAACTGCTATCTCGGCTTGCACCTCTTTGAAGGCTCCGAGCAAGGGAAAGGAGCTCCATTCATATGCTGTTAAGATAGGAAGTGCAGGCAGTATTTTGGTGGCGAATTCTTTGATTGACATGTATGCAAAATGTGAGAGACTTGAAGATGCTCAGAATGTCTTTGACCAAACGACAGAGAAAGATGTCTTCACTTGGAACTCAATGATTGGAGGCTATGCACAAGCTGGATATTGTGGTAAAGCCTATGATCTCTTCTTAAAGATGGAGAATTTAGGCATCCATCGAAATGTGGTAACTTGGAATACAATGATCTCTGGGTACATTCAAAATGGTGATGAGGACCGAGCCATGGAACTTTTTCGGAGGATGGAGGTCGATGGAGTAAAGAAGAACACAGCTTCATGGAATACTCTCATTGCAGGTTCCTTGCAGAATGGCCATGTAAATAAAGCCCTAAGAATATGTAGACAAATGCAGTTGATTTCCGTAAGGCCCAATATAGCTACCATCCTAAGCATCCTTCCAGCTTGTGCAAATTTAGTATCAGCTTGGAAGGTAAAGGAGATCCATGCTTGCATATTGCGCAATAATTTGCAAACTGAGATCTCGATTGCAAATGCTCTCATAGATGCTTATGCAAAATCTGGTGATATAGGCAGTGCTCAAGCGGTGTTTAATAGCCTTTTATTGAGGGATCTGATCTCCTGGAACTCAATGATTGCAGGATCTGTTGTGCATGGATATTCTCATGTTGCAAAGGATCTGTTTGCTCAGATGAAAGAGGAAGGCATGAAGCCAAACCGAGCAACTTTTTTGAGTATGATCAATGCCTACAGTCTCGAGGGAATGGTAACTGAAGGAAAGGAACTCTTTTCTAGCATGGTAGAGGAACACCAGCTTCCCCCAGGCTTAGAACATTATGCTGCAATGGTAGATCTCTTTGGCCGTTCTGGTAGGCTTAGAGAAGCTTCCAATCTTATTGAGAAGATGCCAATTGAGCCTGACTCTACTGTCTGGAATGCACTGCTTGTTGCAGCCAGAGTCTATGGCAATTTCGGGCTAACAAATCTGGCAGCAGAACATTTGGTAAAACTGGAACCAAGGAATCCCAGTATTCACAGGCTGCTATCAAATATACAAGCATTATGTGGGAAGCAAAGTGGCATGTTAAAACGCAGAAAGCCTAAGAAGGAAAGCAAGCTTGATAGTTCTCTCAGTTGTTGCTGGATTGAGGTTAGAAATGAGGTGTATAGCTTTATAACAGGTGAGCAAGCTGATGTAGATTTGGAGTCCAAGTTCACTGAATTAAATGGCATATCAGTTGATGTCAAGGTAGTGCCACCTGCCTTTTATGATGATAGGCTTGAAATTGAGGAAGAAAAGGAGGAGATTGATGGCATACACAGTGAGAAGCTAGCTATTGCTTTCGCCATTTCCAACTTGCCAGCCTTTAGAAGCATACGAATAATCAAGAGTGTAAGAATGTGTACAAATTGCCACAATGCTTGTAAGTTAATCTCAAAGGTTTATCAACGTGAAATATTGATTAAAGATCCCAAGTGTCTGCACCATTTCAAAGAGGGGAAGTGTTCTTGTAGAGATTTCTGGTGA